The DNA sequence CAATATTAGTCGAGAATGTCTCAGACAAAGGGGCAAGGTTGTGTCAAGTGGCGTTTTGTGCGCATAATATCTTGTAATACGAGGACTCCGCATTACTTGTGTCTACCTATAAATAGGCATCTAGACTTTGATGAGAATACAAGACGTTATTCCATAGATGTaatatgaaaaaaaaaaagaaaatcattTGTAGAATCCAGCTTCTTATACATGTCAGCGCAAGTGCCGTGCTGCGAATCGGGATTCTGACGTGATACCATCGACACTAGCCGACCAGCAAGGATCTTCCCGAGCGGCTTGTTCCAGCTTACTACTGCATGCCTTGCCCCTGTCAGCCCAACAACCGGGATACCGAAGAGTACAGTATTACTTGGAAAAGCGAGTGATACATGCAGATCTATTCAGGGAAATGCCCATTGCTTCAAATGGCATCGCGAGACTTGCTGAAACAGCTCACTCCGTCTTGATAGGAATGTTGGGGGATGAATCAAGCGTCCATTGGGATATGGTACATCGCTTTCCTTGGGTTGACTTCTCTCCTCGTCTGTAGCTCAGTTCGTGGTGATTCCTCTTTCTCAACGCCTAATGAACACAAAGTAAATATCAAGTAGCACAAGATGATATTAAGAGACGCTCGTAATTGAAAAGCCAAAAAATATgctaaagaagaaggaaatccAAGCCCTGTCCACCATGATGCGCATACCCGATATCATTAAAACCCATCACATATTCCCTCCAGGTATACTTTTTACCCAAAAAACACGCCCGCAAATTCAAACAAACATCAAAATCAGTAATTCGGCCTCAAATCCATCTTGTCCCCAAAAAACTCCTTCACATCCTCCACCCCCCGCGGCGAATTCATAAACATGCGCCCATCTTCATACTCACGCCAGCACACGTCCTCGACGCCATTCGCCACCAGCATGTCGCGCAGAGCCCGGCCCTTGTCCAGATACTCCTGCCCGCCATTGACAAAGTACTGCAGCAGCACgggcgtcttcttccacacgtcgttgctcttctccttgtccgGCAGGGCGTCGCTGTCTGGGAAGAGCAGCCGGCGGGCGGCCGAGGGCGTTTCGTGGAGGGGCATCTCGCAGGATATGCCGACGAAGCCGCCCAGAGGCTggggcttcttcctttcgctgcttgtgtttgtgtttgtggCGTGTTCCTCGCTGGGGATGCCCAGGCTGATGATTgtcgccatggccatgcccGCGCCGTGGCCGATGCCCGCCAGAATGACCCTCTCCCAGCGGCCTCCCAGCAGGTTGACCTCGTTGGTGATGaccttttccagctccttgatccTCTCCCGCAGGCCAGGCAGCATGTCGCTCTCCCGCCTCGCCGCGTCCGGGTCCTGTCCCTGCTGGTTGTTCCACCAGTTGGGCTCGCCCCTGTGCGCCGCGTGCTGGATGCCCGTCGAGATGCTCTGCAGCGACGGTATCAGCGGCTCGCCGGTGGGTGCCTGCGGGAACACCCACCGCGTCGAGGCGTAGTTTTGGATAATGGATTGCCAGTCGCCGTCGGTGGCCTCGTGCATGCGGTTGACGGCGCTGCGGGCAAAGTTTTTGTTCTCGTGCAGGAAGATGACGGTGTGGGAGTGAGGCTTTGACGGGGGGGAtggtggagagagagaggtcgGCCACCATTGTTTCGTTTTGTGTCTGTCTGTGACCGTCTGGCTCTTGGTGGTGTCTGTCTTTTGCGAGTGGGTTGTGCAAGTAAGAGTGTCAAGCAGGCATAGTCATTCTTGAAacaaaataaataaaaagaagaaggaaaatagTATTAGTCGTATCAGGTATAAAAGCGCAGGCTCCCTCGCAAACGCCTGTCTCACTCATATATCAGGCACCGCACCACTGGGTAGGATAAGATGGACGGCTAATCCACCCAACGGCATTAGCGCAGCCCTTTTTGCCTACTGCAAATCTTAAAAAATTGAAAGAGATCAGAAGAGtagtgaaaaaaaaaaaaaaaggaaagacaTTTTCTCGATCCATCGTGATCCCAGAGTCCAGGCCCGTGGTCTTTCTAATCCTGTTTTTCAGCCCCCCCGCTCTTGGGGGTCTTGCAACACCGAGCCTGGCTGACAAACGCCAGCTTTACAtaaggaggggggggaaagcaaaaagaaggcgaaTGAATAACAatggggaaaagaaaaaaaagagacaaaagaagtAGAGtctggaaagaagagagagaaaaagggtgATAAGTGATAGCTGTCAGACTAGTGTGACGGTGACTTGACGCGAATAAGTGCGGGAAGCAGATCAAAGTGAAACTCAGCACAACGGGCCAAGAGCAGAGAAGCGAGTGCGAGCAAGGAAACAGTCGAGATCGCCAACAAACGCCTCTCCACTGCAAGGATCCGTAATATCCGCGGGTCCAGGCAGTTCTAgcccttctctctctcgctcacGGGCTTCTTGTTTTCTAGCACTTGCATTTTCTAAACAAAAGGCGGGTAGGGCGCAACAAgtgctgcagcgccatccATCGTCGGATATGAGGCGGAAATTGAAACGCCAGAAATCCAACgtgacagcagcagaaagagaCACATCACTTTGTGGGAGTCTTGAGCCGATACAAGGTCGTATCGGTGGCACGGCAGAGGCACGGCAGAGGCTCTAGGCGACGCCAGATCGTTGCAAAGCGTTTCTCATTAATTAAACAAACACCCTTGAGACTAGACTAAATGTAGCCAGATCGAGGTCTAGAAGTTCTTGTATCATCCCAagcttttgccttttgagcAGTCTGCGCCAACAACGCCTGCATCCTGTAACAATGAACCACTCGCCCCCATCCATCTCCGGCGTCGGCTGCATGACATTTAGCTGACGGCCAATATCCcgaggtaaaaaaaaagaatcacAAAAAAAGTCTGGACCGCCATGCCGTGCACATCCATCCTGGCACTGCATCACAGCAAGGCAActgcagcaacagcagcaacagcaaaggCCATGAGAATACAAGACAAGGATAACCGATAACTATACCCAAAAGAAATGGAAACAAAATTGTACGCCTAATCAACGCCACGTGTATATCTCTGATTGATTAAGCGATTGATTTTATCgaaaagtataaataaagGGTAAAGAGTCATGATGCATCGTGTCATGGCCCGTTTTCGGACATGGTTCATGGACCTCGTGTCCGTGCATGAGCATGAATTAGACATGCATGGGTTACTACCGGTCCTCTTTGGTAGTCATGTCTTCTTTGATGCTCATATCCGTCTGAATCTCCTCCTGCACGCTATTGTGGCCGCTGTCGTGGCCGCTTTCGTGGCTGTGGCTCTGCTCCTTGGCACGCTTGGTCTCGAGatgcttgatggcatcgcccGTCAGCTCCTGTCGCGTCAACAGCTTCCACACATCCTTCTTTCGCGTCTTGCGATCGCCAATCATGATGGTGAGGCCGGCGGAGATGTTGCACGCGATACTGACGCAGAGGAtgacggtggtgatggcaaaGGGTCGGTGGTGGTAGTCGATGCCCCAGGTGGTGGCACCCAGCGAGATTTGCAGGCACGAGTGGCAGTCCAGCAGGATCACAATGGCAATCAGGTAGGGCAAGGGAAAGGCAAAGTGCGTAAAGGTCTCGTCGGGCTTGTAGAAGCTGTGAGacttggccagcttcttctggtGGTGCCGCATGCGCTTCCACTGCTTGAACGTGAGCGGAGAGTCCTCGTCGTACTCAATGtcgagcttggcggcctcgacgtCTCCATTCTGATCCACAATGGCCTGCTCGGGATCGGGCGGGGGCGCCGTCGCAAGGTTGAggttgctggtgctggtggcgaTTCTCTCGACCGAAGCGCTGGCGCTCGCGCTGACGCTCTGGGGCTCGAGAGTGGGAGCGCCGGGGTACGCTGCGAGAGGGTCGCCGGAAGCATAGTGGGTAAGCTCCACGCTgccctctgccgctgcctgcGCAATggcctcctccttctccttgagcttcttcttcttggccttttcaatcttGCGCGAGTAGTGAATGACAAAGGACATGTGGTATGTGTCAATGGCTCGGAAGGGGGCCAGGCCGTCGCCCATGACGGCGAACAGGGCCACCAGCACGCTGTCGATGATGTGGATGGTGTACACCTGCTTGTCGCCGACGTAGATCCAGCCGATGAGGAACAGCACCCAGGCCAGGCCAAAGAGGGTGATGAGGACGGCGTAGAGCGTgacgaagaagcccagcGGCCGCCGCACGTACTGGCCAAAGCCCTTCATGGTGCGCTTGAAGCGCGACCGCTTGGAGTGCAGCATGTGGCGCACGCGGTCGtccagctccatcttctcctcctcggtcCAGCCCTCGAGGCTGATGCCGTGCGGCAGCGCCGCGTAGTGCGAGTCTGTGAGCCGCGAGGTGATTGTGTCGGTTCGCCGCAGCGTCGCCGGCACACCCTCGCTCCTGGGCGTCTCCGCGCCCGTCTCGAACCTGGGCAGCTCCTCGATCGGCTCGggcagctcctcctcctggcgctcagcagcaacggtAGCAGCCCGGCCTCGTCGCCCCGTCGGTGCAGCCTCACGCTGGGACAGGACGTAGGTGGGGCGGCGGTTGATCCAAGGGCCAAGATCAGGCACGAACAGGGAGTTTTGCACGTTTGTCAGGGTCGAAAGGGTCTGGACCTCGGGATCTAGTGGCACACGAAAACTGTCAGCATCTGCCGGTCAATTGCTTGTTCTAGACCGGTTGGGACTCACCAATGATATCCAGCCAGTCAACCAGGTCTTCGCCGTACTCGTCGGACGCGGGCGCCTGCTGGCCTTGGCGCTGGCCAAGATTGAGGCCGAAATGACTCTGGGTGGAAGGGCCCGCGGAGGTGCCTCTCTCTGAGCTTACACCGCGGGGTGGTGGCGACATTGGTCCGCGATTGAGGGAGCTGCCAGGCCAGAACATCTTGCTAAGCTTCCGCTTCCTGGTCAGTCTCCGTGCTGGAGAGCCGCCACTATCGGGATTGCGAGGGTCGTCTTCCTCCAGCGGCTCCTCTGGCAGCGACCTCGAGGGCGAAAGCGGCGACGGAGGGATGCCCAGCTCGGACATGGTCGGCCGCGATCCCTCCTCTGTGAGACGCGGCAGCGCCACCTGCGGCACGCGGCGCGACAGTCTGGCAACGTTGGCGTCCGGGTAGATTTGCGCGGCAGGCATGGGCTGCGATACGCTCCGCGGCCGGGGAAGGTGACGGCGGCCTGCATCGGTGTCGCTGCTCTCGGAGGCATAGTCGATGACGGAGGTTCCgccgccgctggagctgcgtcgTCGGATGCGAACGCTGGGCTGTCTTATCCGCTCATGGACCGGCCGGACACCAGCATTGGAGCCTGCCACGGAGCCTGCCACGGAGCCCGCAACGGAGCCCGCGGTTGACGGAGCACGGCCGCGGATGCTCGACGTCCTGGAAACGGCGCTGGAGGCGTTGCCCAGCGGCGGGAAGTATTCGGTCTCTGACTCTTCGGTAGCGTCTGGCGTGGCCGGGTTGTTGTACGACCGCCACGACGAGACGGATCTCATGCGCCGGCTGCGACCGCGATCAGCGCTGGGCGCGCTATATcggggcggcggcggctgtaGGCTGGACCGGCTGTCACTTCGCGATCGCGCTGGcggttgttgttgctgctgctgctgttgttgttgttgttgttgttgttgaggtGGTGGAACGACTGTGTGAGGATCGACCTCGTCGTCGGTGCGCAGAGGCGACGGCGATCGgggcgacggcgagggcgaggctgaggccgaCGAGATGGAGCGCCATCGCGACGACCGCAGGCTTCTGGAGCCTCGCGAGCGGCTGGAATCCATGCTGGaggattgctgctgcgcaggTGCAGGATCGGGTCTGAGCGTGTGGATATCAGATCAGATTCGAGCAGTGATGGCGACACAAGAGAGGCGGACGGGCCTCTCAGAAGCCCCGGACTCGCTTAGTCAGGCCCCGCGACCCAGGTTTCTGCCCACTTGGAGCTTTTCTCTTGGCGCTGGGGAATTGGAGTCGAGTTCGAGACGGAGTTCGAATCGAGGACGGAGCGAGTGCAAacgatgggaaaaaaagaagggaaaaaaaagcgagcagagcagagcagacaAAAGAACGACTCGGCACGCAAAACGGCGTGTCGATCAGCGGTCAATGGATGGAGCAGATGCGACGAGTGGAAGGCAGCGGAAGCAGGTTCAGGGCAGGGCAATCGAATCGCAGGTTGGGAACGACTGCGGCGAATAAGTCAGGCCAGTGACGCGTTGGGCTCCGTTCAACTCCCGGCGAgcctctttgtctcttctcgtttgctctcttttgccCTCTTTTTGCGCTGCTCAGTCTCCGGGCGACTCTGGCGGAATCGACGGATCCTTGGTTTGGCCACCCGGCACAGCCAAAGTttaaaaggaaaaggccacCAGCCGTGGCGCTGGCCGGCGCTGGCTGTGGCCTCTTTAGCGCGCTGGACGAggcctggcagcagcaggatttGCCGTCCAGGTGCCAGGCCTGCTGCAGAGGCTTGACGTCACGGCGCCCCGTATCGAGTGACGGGCGCTGCTTTGTCAGACGGGCTCTGCGAATTGGAGGCGGCTGCGCGGGAAGTTTTGGCCTATCACAGTAGGTGGTAGGTGCACTGGGGGACTCGTTTTAGTGACCAAGATGCGCTAAGCAGGGCAGGGAAATGAGACGATGGTTTTTGCAGTAGCGATCCATGATTGCTGAAATTAAGTTGACGTCGGGGCTTGTTTTTaattgttttgtttttatcTAGACTAGGTATTTATTTACTCTCTCTTCAAGCAAAGAATTCATCATTGGAGTCAATCGTTGCATGGGCAATTCGATGCTGCAGATATCTGATGAATACGGGGCCAGCATCGTCATGGCTGCTACTAATTAGCGAGTGTTGCCTCGTAATGCTAGCCTAATATCTTACAGCGGCATTTGCCGTATTTGCTCCCATCTCCCTCCACACGGCTTCTGCATGCATTCAAAATCAATCACGCACAGTCTGCACTGTAGGTACTTGCAAGTATAGCTTGCTAACAGCATTCTAGAATAAAAGACACCAGGTACAGGAacgaagagacaaaagacaaaagacatagccaaagacaagagacTCCGGTTTAATAACTGGGCTCTGGCACATCATGTGAAGCTCATTAACTGGATACTCGACCGTTCTGGCCGCAATGACGGAATGGCCACCGTGATGCTCGAATATCGGGCCCATGCACCCGAAATCTCTCTTATCTCCTCGGAT is a window from the Trichoderma atroviride chromosome 5, complete sequence genome containing:
- a CDS encoding uncharacterized protein (EggNog:ENOG41), coding for MHEATDGDWQSIIQNYASTRWVFPQAPTGEPLIPSLQSISTGIQHAAHRGEPNWWNNQQGQDPDAARRESDMLPGLRERIKELEKVITNEVNLLGGRWERVILAGIGHGAGMAMATIISLGIPSEEHATNTNTSSERKKPQPLGGFVGISCEMPLHETPSAARRLLFPDSDALPDKEKSNDVWKKTPVLLQYFVNGGQEYLDKGRALRDMLVANGVEDVCWREYEDGRMFMNSPRGVEDVKEFFGDKMDLRPNY
- a CDS encoding uncharacterized protein (EggNog:ENOG41~TransMembrane:4 (i519-547o553-574i734-754o766-789i)), which produces MDSSRSRGSRSLRSSRWRSISSASASPSPSPRSPSPLRTDDEVDPHTVVPPPQQQQQQQQQQQQQQQPPARSRSDSRSSLQPPPPRYSAPSADRGRSRRMRSVSSWRSYNNPATPDATEESETEYFPPLGNASSAVSRTSSIRGRAPSTAGSVAGSVAGSVAGSNAGVRPVHERIRQPSVRIRRRSSSGGGTSVIDYASESSDTDAGRRHLPRPRSVSQPMPAAQIYPDANVARLSRRVPQVALPRLTEEGSRPTMSELGIPPSPLSPSRSLPEEPLEEDDPRNPDSGGSPARRLTRKRKLSKMFWPGSSLNRGPMSPPPRGVSSERGTSAGPSTQSHFGLNLGQRQGQQAPASDEYGEDLVDWLDIIDPEVQTLSTLTNVQNSLFVPDLGPWINRRPTYVLSQREAAPTGRRGRAATVAAERQEEELPEPIEELPRFETGAETPRSEGVPATLRRTDTITSRLTDSHYAALPHGISLEGWTEEEKMELDDRVRHMLHSKRSRFKRTMKGFGQYVRRPLGFFVTLYAVLITLFGLAWVLFLIGWIYVGDKQVYTIHIIDSVLVALFAVMGDGLAPFRAIDTYHMSFVIHYSRKIEKAKKKKLKEKEEAIAQAAAEGSVELTHYASGDPLAAYPGAPTLEPQSVSASASASVERIATSTSNLNLATAPPPDPEQAIVDQNGDVEAAKLDIEYDEDSPLTFKQWKRMRHHQKKLAKSHSFYKPDETFTHFAFPLPYLIAIVILLDCHSCLQISLGATTWGIDYHHRPFAITTVILCVSIACNISAGLTIMIGDRKTRKKDVWKLLTRQELTGDAIKHLETKRAKEQSHSHESGHDSGHNSVQEEIQTDMSIKEDMTTKEDR